A region of the Curvibacter sp. AEP1-3 genome:
TCACGGATTTTCCGGATCATCAGAACTTCATGGTGCTGGTAGTAGCGGCGGTTGCCACGGCGCTTCATCGGCCGCAGCTGCGTGAATTCCTGCTCCCAATAACGTAGCACGTGCGGCTTGACGCCACACAAATCGCCCACCTCACCGATGGTGAAATAGCGTTTGGCGGGGATGGGAGGAAGCGTTTTCTCCATTGAAATCAATGCTGTACGAGACAAAGCGTAGAGGTTACTCTAAGTTTTGTCTGTACGCAAAGATTCCTTTACACAGCGGCTACAAATAAATCAGCAGCTGTGCTTTAGTTCACGACTCGGTCTTGCCTTCGTCTTGAATTTGCTCTTTGAGCTTGTGGCTGGCATGAAAGGTCACCACTCTGCGTGCTTGGATGGGAATAGCCTCCCCCGTGCGCGGATTGCGACCGGGACGGGGGGCTTTGGTGCGGATCTGAAAGTTGCCGAAACCGGAAATCTTCACGTCCGTGCCATCGACCAGGCTACTCGCGATGAGGTCAAAGAACGCGTCAATCATGTCTTTTGACTCGCGCTTGTTCAGTCCGATTTGCTCAAACAGCAAATCGGACAGTTGCGCCTTGGTCAATGCCGGGGTTTCCAGACTTTCAACAGAAAATTCCATGACTGCGCCCTTCTGCGGTTCAAGCATTACGCACGCTGACGGGCGCCCACCGACGTCACCAACTGGTCCACCACGGCTTTCATGGCAGATTCAATTTGTTCTTCCGTCAGCGTAGCTTCGTCACTGTTCAGGGTCAGACGCAATGCCAAGCTGCGGTCGGCATTACCGGCAGCGGCTTCAACGTCTTTAGTTACCTTAGGCCGGTATACGTCGAATAGCTGGACGTCA
Encoded here:
- a CDS encoding integration host factor subunit alpha, translated to MEFSVESLETPALTKAQLSDLLFEQIGLNKRESKDMIDAFFDLIASSLVDGTDVKISGFGNFQIRTKAPRPGRNPRTGEAIPIQARRVVTFHASHKLKEQIQDEGKTES